One genomic segment of Deltaproteobacteria bacterium includes these proteins:
- a CDS encoding cytochrome c, with protein sequence MVKRIKFTVLMAIMIIAGISVVSQAMGAKVAEGSAAKGLQIVQEKGCTACHTANGTTLVGPSYKGLYGKKEFVNIGGKEEKIVVDDKFIKNKILDPDDYNVKGFPAHVMPSFKGKLSPIEIDDIIAYIKSLK encoded by the coding sequence ATGGTAAAAAGAATAAAGTTTACAGTGCTTATGGCTATAATGATTATAGCAGGAATTTCGGTTGTTTCTCAGGCTATGGGAGCAAAGGTAGCAGAAGGTAGTGCTGCAAAAGGTTTACAGATTGTTCAAGAAAAAGGTTGTACAGCATGCCATACTGCCAATGGTACTACACTTGTGGGACCATCTTACAAGGGTTTGTATGGTAAAAAAGAATTCGTTAACATAGGTGGAAAAGAAGAAAAGATAGTTGTTGATGATAAATTTATAAAGAACAAGATCCTTGATCCGGACGATTATAATGTAAAAGGTTTTCCCGCACATGTCATGCCTTCTTTTAAAGGTAAGCTCAGTCCTATAGAGATCGACGATATTATTGCTTATATCAAAAGTCTGAAGTGA
- the mtnP gene encoding S-methyl-5'-thioadenosine phosphorylase, which produces MAENKKSKIIGIIGGSGMYEMEGIKGVKEIRLETPYGDPSDAYIIGEYNDAEFIFLPRHGKGHRILPSEINFRANIYGMKMLGVEWIISVSAVGSMKEDIKPGDIVIPDQFIDLTKKRESTFFGNGIVSSISMADPVCPVLSGELYSAGKKLGITTHKGGTYVCIEGPQFSSRAESKLYRQWGVDIIGMTNMPEAKLAREAEICYATIALATDYDCWYQGMKDVEVNEIVKTMQENIEKAKSIIKAVIPIIDHSRVCSCSHALRDSFMTSTSLISEKIKKDLKPIIGDYIK; this is translated from the coding sequence ATGGCAGAAAATAAAAAAAGTAAAATAATCGGCATTATAGGAGGGAGCGGTATGTATGAGATGGAGGGTATAAAAGGTGTTAAAGAAATACGATTAGAAACACCTTATGGGGATCCATCGGATGCCTACATTATAGGTGAATACAATGATGCAGAGTTTATATTTCTACCGCGTCACGGCAAAGGACATCGTATACTTCCATCAGAGATAAACTTCAGAGCAAATATTTATGGTATGAAGATGCTTGGAGTAGAATGGATAATATCTGTAAGTGCGGTAGGGAGTATGAAAGAGGATATAAAGCCGGGAGATATTGTTATACCGGATCAGTTTATAGATTTAACAAAAAAGAGAGAATCAACCTTTTTTGGTAATGGCATTGTCTCGAGTATTTCTATGGCAGACCCTGTATGCCCTGTTTTGTCGGGAGAGCTGTATAGCGCAGGCAAAAAGCTTGGTATAACAACACACAAGGGAGGTACATATGTATGTATTGAAGGACCGCAGTTTTCTTCAAGGGCGGAATCAAAGTTATACAGACAATGGGGTGTGGATATAATAGGAATGACAAATATGCCGGAGGCAAAACTCGCACGAGAGGCGGAGATTTGCTATGCAACGATCGCACTTGCAACAGACTATGATTGCTGGTATCAAGGTATGAAGGATGTTGAAGTGAATGAGATTGTTAAAACGATGCAAGAAAATATAGAAAAGGCGAAAAGTATTATAAAGGCAGTTATCCCTATAATTGATCATTCAAGGGTATGCTCATGTTCTCATGCACTCCGGGATAGCTTTATGACATCAACTTCACTCATCTCCGAAAAGATCAAAAAAGATTTAAAACCCATCATAGGAGATTATATAAAATGA